AGTAATTCAATAGAGTAATTCAACCTTAAAAAACTAATGTATCTTGACACAAACAAATGAGAGAAATAAATAACCCACCAGCACCAGGCAAAAATGATGCCTACCAAATTGTGGAAGGAGGAAAAAGACATGCCCTATGGGTTTGGAACTCGTTCACAAGTCCACATTAAATTGTTTTGTACATTCTTCTAAATGATCATTCTACACACATTGTCACATTCCAAAAACATCAATGCTTTGCACCCTTATTAATTTGTCATTCCCCATTTCTCTATCAATAGATAGTGCTTTTTCCATCATGGAAGAACATAGCCCCAACAAAGAATAGAAGAGTAAACCAACCACTCCCTAATTCGTTAAAATTTCTCTTTACCAAATACAAAAGAATCCCTTATTTGTTCTTTGTTCTTTCTACCAACAACAAAATTGATCCTTCCCAATTCAATATCTAACATTCAAGTGATAAATACAGtaacatattaaaaaatttaaaataataaaaaaacactACTAAAATTAACAAGATAGCAGGAAAAAATTACTCTGTTTCATAATAACAATCAACCTAGATAAAGCAGGACATTGAAAGTTCAATGTATAATCTTATCcaaattaatgttattttgaAGCAGAGGAAGTACCTCGGCTTTCATTCACTCCACGGTCGTTCGCTCCCACTTCTTCATCATCTCCAGAAAGATCTCATTCCATGTATCTATAGGCCCCGGCAAGCACCAATGAACACAATCATTTTGAACTCGCTCTTGAACCCCATTAGCAAATGGAAAAGGGTACATGTAAGGACCAGGATGTCCATCAGGTCTCAACAATGCTAATCTTGTCACATCCAATGCCTCCAACCTAAATCCTCCAAACTCTTTCCCTCTTTCCTTAGCAGCTTCCACTTCTTCGATCTCAATCTTCCTCACATCGGCATCCATCCCTTCAAGCTCTTTCTCCTTGTTCCTAAATGGCTTAGTCTTCGGACAAGCCCCGGCCTTATCCCACTCACCCTCAAAATGTGCCGGCGAAAAAGTTGTCACAATCACATCAATCCCATTATTATTTTCCCTACCACCACCTCTCCTCTCAATTATGCTACTAAGTGTAGTCCTCAAAGCCTTCCTCAATACATCATAGAACCCAATTTCAGTGTGATTAAGACCGGGACAATAATGGCATCCGAGAACCGAATCGCCCTCGTAATAAACAGCAGGATGCAAGAACCAATGACCGATCGAAAGCACAATCAAGTCGATTCGGTCCATATCCTTACCCCACCTCTCATCAACACGGTCCAAATGCAACACATTATGATTAGGCCCTGAACTAGATTTCTCAACACCATGAACAAGAAAAGGTGACCAATACACAGACACACTTGCATTGTGGGAAACAAAATGCCATTTCCGGAATTTATTATCCTCCCCATTGCGGTATACAAGGTTAGGTTCCAAAACAGTTGATAACATGCAAAGAAGGGACTCTAATTGGTTCCTAGCCATTGAATCACCAACAAAAGCTATGTGCTTGTTTCTAACAAGTTGGAGAAAAGCATTAGGATCAAACCTTGGAAGATTGCATTGGCTTGGCTTCCATCTCCAATGAAGGTACCCTGAGTCAGGTCTTCCATGTTTGATGCAATTCTGGCCTTCTTTAATGGTGCTGCATGTGCTTCCATTGTACAAAGGGCCTCTCAAATCACGGACCCATTCTCCATTGAAGTAGTCGCATGATGTTTCATCATCACCACCTTTTTCCTTTTCTGCAATCAAGAACAAAACTTTACTTATACCAAGATGCCAAAATTACTAGAATCTAAGAACAAAGAAAAGTACTCTTTGGAGGAACGACTTCTTGACCCAAAACCTTAAACCAATGACTCCACCGGCTACTTTGGACTAAATATCTTTCTTAAACTCGTACAATCACATTTGAAAATTAAAACCGGAGAAAAATTAACTAGAAATAGCATAGTTTAAGGAAAAGTGTATGTACCTGAAGTTGATGAAGGtgaagaaagaggaagagaggttgaagaagaaagagaagagtgGGTAGCTATGGTGATGGGGGTTGATGAATGGGGAAGTTCAGTTTCTGGGGAAGGAGGAAGGGGTAAAGGGTAGAAGTACAAGCGAAGTAGAGCTAATGGAAGCAAAGCATAGAGTGTCCATGGAAGAAGCTTCTTGGTGATTACAAATAAGGATTGTTCTTTGAATAATGGGATTGTACTTCCCATTTCTTTCTTCAaactccctttctttctttctttctttcttgctttGGTCCTTTGTTTTTGTGtgtgtctctctctctcttcttccttgtgttccttcttTCTTAGCTACACAGATTAGTAACGAGGAAAAGAATgatgtgtttttgttttgttttgttttgtttggttTCTTTCTAAGGAAAAAGGTGGAGGAAGAGAACTAGAAGATGAGTGAGAAAAGCAGGTTGGTTTTTCTGTGCATTAATCAtgcttttaataaaatttaggaaAAGTATAAGTgttcacttatttttttaaataatatgaataataaattttaaaattggctcaatttaattaaaatatactataCTCTAAATTATTcacttaaaatttaatattagaataattatcTACACACCTAATAAATTGAACATTTGATATATCTATTATtaacattatttaatttttttattaattacctacattttttcttttaataatgtctaactaaattttcataatttctGAAGCATTGGGAATTTTAATGATATTCCAACTTTGTCCTCAACCTTACTTCTTAACTCATAATGAATGTTAAGAGAGAAAAGGACAGAAAGAAAAGttgattttctttttggttACAGTTGTAAAGCATGCTAGTTGATATAAGTCACGGCTACGAAATTAAGACCATTGGATTATATATCAGAATCAGGAATTAAATCCATATTCCatagtaaagaaagaaaaataggaAAGTTTCTATTGTAATTATTGGTGTAACTATAAtcatttaattttgttttcgATAGAACGACTTTTTAGTTTTTACCCCTTCTCTAGATGCCTTCTATgctgcttttttttttcgcttttgCAAAGTGTTATGTCTTGTTCCGTACGAGAATGAAAGCTCATTAATCTTCATGTATGTTTAATTATGATGATAAAACAAATGATTTAgctattttgtattttaaatacatattttaagaatatactaataaaaaattgaagtttttgatgtatttaattcattgaaaatataaaaaaatttattttcttaattatttttataaaatattttttgtaatatccttaaaatattttttaagacaCATTATGTTAATAAGACTTTAGAATAAATAGTAATAAGAACTCTATAATAGTAGTTTCATTTGCGAGGGTATAATAGTCTTTAGAGTGAAACCCTATTTAAAAACTTAACACATGCTTTCAACTTTCATGGGCAAAATCTAATGCGAGTACTGAGATCGATGTCAAattgtaaaagtaaaaataaataaaaaaatatgacgAGCGTATGATACATTTTTTTGTTCGTAAGTGAATGTGGCCATATGAACCAGTTTTATtcaattaatttgtttattGGATACATTGAATCTCTAGATCATGCACAGCTGGGACAGCACACTTGTTGCTGCCATGcctgaccaaaaaaaaaatgctgccatatattaaaatcattttatttagttttttcaTTATTGAGAGCTATCAAAGGGGGGTTAAACGTAATCGGGATTTTGCTAAATAAAGGGATGCAATGCGCTGTAATTAAAGGAGTGACAACTTAACAAGTATCACACTAAATTGATCAAAATTTCAGATCAATTAAAGCCTTATAAAAACTCTCTCTCTAAATTGAATAGCTAGTATTATTTTAGGTGTGATTAATTTTcctaaatatttataaatactatTAGAAGAGGTAAAATAATAAAGGCTCATAATTATATACTTATTTAAGAGAAtatgttattatatttttactttttttaaaaagatttatatATCTAATGATTTTAGTTGggaaattagataaaatattagaagaggatcaaaaatatttacacaataaaataatattaaaataaaatttaaaaaaaaaaactaaactaaaatgtacatataatttatgtataaaatattaaaattaagagGTGGATGCCCCCCGCTTTTTCTCCATGTAGCTCTGCCCATGATTTTAGTGTATATCTAATTATAttagtgtatatatatgtgGGGATATTAATCAAAATTGAATTTCATATGATTATGATATGCATGGTCTTAGATAGGAACTGTTGCTACTAGCTATTTGGTAGTGCTAACGTGCTCAATCATTTTGGACACGACCATTTCTCACCCCAACCAGGGGCGGAGCTAGATGAAATATTAGAGGGggacaaaaaatatttacacaataaaataagattaaaataaaattttaagagagaactaaactaaaatttacatataatttacatgtaaaaaattaaaattagggggGACCGTTGCCCCCCTTTTCTTATACCTGGCTCCGCCACTGACCCCAACAACTTTGTCTCCATTTTTTTATAAgcatttaataaataaatatgttcAATCATATTGTTGGCCTTTCTTTAATATATTAAGCAATGCTATGATGTCTGTGTATCCAGTAAC
The genomic region above belongs to Arachis stenosperma cultivar V10309 chromosome 5, arast.V10309.gnm1.PFL2, whole genome shotgun sequence and contains:
- the LOC130979624 gene encoding xyloglucan O-acetyltransferase 1, translating into MGSTIPLFKEQSLFVITKKLLPWTLYALLPLALLRLYFYPLPLPPSPETELPHSSTPITIATHSSLSSSTSLPLSSPSSTSEKEKGGDDETSCDYFNGEWVRDLRGPLYNGSTCSTIKEGQNCIKHGRPDSGYLHWRWKPSQCNLPRFDPNAFLQLVRNKHIAFVGDSMARNQLESLLCMLSTVLEPNLVYRNGEDNKFRKWHFVSHNASVSVYWSPFLVHGVEKSSSGPNHNVLHLDRVDERWGKDMDRIDLIVLSIGHWFLHPAVYYEGDSVLGCHYCPGLNHTEIGFYDVLRKALRTTLSSIIERRGGGRENNNGIDVIVTTFSPAHFEGEWDKAGACPKTKPFRNKEKELEGMDADVRKIEIEEVEAAKERGKEFGGFRLEALDVTRLALLRPDGHPGPYMYPFPFANGVQERVQNDCVHWCLPGPIDTWNEIFLEMMKKWERTTVE